The segment GTTCAAGACAAACAATCCGAGCGAACCTACTACGGCGCTTCGGGTGGTACCATCCCCTCCGGGAATCCGAACAACCCTTACGGCAACCTTTGGCTTGATCTTGGCAGCCAGCTTTGCATTCACGGCAGCCCCTATGCGACCAAGCCGAGTGAGCAGGGGTGCATCAGTGTCGCCGCGGATTATGCCGATGATTTGTACGGCATCTTGACCCAGGGTTCCTCGGTGACAATCCGCCGCTAAACTTGCTGTCCGAAACGTTTTCCGAAAGACACGTGCCAATTGGACAAGCATGAGCTACGACCGTAACGCCTTAATGGATCTTCTTCGCAGTGAGTCACTTCAGCGGGGTGATTTTACCCTCGCCAGTGGGAAGAAGGCCTCGTATTACCTTGATTGTCGAAAAATCACCTTGCACCCCCAAGGCGCAAACCTAATTGCTCAGGGGATGCTGAGTGTTATCGAATCCTCAGGCGATCTGCCGGACGCGGTGGGAGGCATGGCGATCGGCGCCGATCCGATCACGGCATCGATTGTCACCGTTGCTGGGCAGCGTGACTTGCCGCTCAAGGGGTTCATGGTTCGAAAAGAAGCCAAAGGTCATGGGACCGGGAAACAAGTGGAAGGCCCCGTCGAGTCTGGCCAACGCGTTGTCATCGTCGAAGATGTGATCACGAGCGGCGGCAGTGCAATCAAAGCGGTTGAGGCTGCTGAGGCATTTGGATTGAAGGTGCTTTACGTGATCGGCATCATCGATCGATTGGCCGGTGGTGCCGAAGCTTTTGCCGCCAAAGGACTCGAGCTCAAAACGTTGACGACCATTCGAGATTTTGGCATTGAGCCTGAATAGATGGAAACAACGCTTCATCAACAGCTGAAACGTTGTTACGCACCTGACGAATCCGACACCGAAGTCGTTTTGGGTGCGTATCGGATTGACGCGGTTCGAGGCGATGAGTTGATTGAAGTGCAGTGCGCGGGGCTCTCTGCGATTCGCGACAAATGCCACGATCTGCTCAAACGACATTCGCTTCGCGTGGTCAAACCGGTCGTGGCTCGTACACGTATCGCCAAGGCCAAGAAAGCGGGAGGGCCCATCTACAGTAGCCGAATGAGTCCGAAACGCGGTGATTTACTCGATATTTTCGAAGACCTGATCTACTTCACCCGAGTCTTCCCGCATCGGAATTTGGTGCTGGAAGTCCCGATGGTGCATGTGATGGAAACGCGAATCCCGAGCAAACGTCGGCGTCGAAGATGGCACAAGGAGTACAAGGTTCACGACGTCGAGTTGGAATCGATTTCCGAGACGCATGAATTTCGCTTGTCCAGCGATCTGTTGTCACTCGTGAAGGTCCCGCCGGGAACAAGCCAGTTCAACACGTCGGACCTCGCCGGCTGGATTGATCGACCTCGCTGGGTCGCCCAAAAAATCGCCTATGTTTTGCGGCACATTGACGCGATCGACACGCTTGACCGAAAACGCAGCGGGATCGTCTATGCGTGCAAACCGTTGCACCAAGCCGCCGCATAACGTAGCGCCCCACCCCGCTTATTTCGATGCATCATACCAATCCGCTCTTTCGAATTCGTACTCGATCTTGATGCCCAGGTAGCGGGACTTGCCATCTTCGTAGAAAAGCTCTGGAGCCCAAAAATCGTCGGAGGTCCACTGTGGGGGACAAGAGCCTCATGTCGCCTCCCGGCGCTTCAGACGCCGGTGTTTCCCAAAGGTATTGTCCTTACACCCTTCCTCTCTGGCTCCCATCTCCCCCAATTTTTGAGGTCGTCCGGTATTTAAGTTGTGACGAACACAGTGTTCAGGTATCCAACCACCCCTGCCCGCGCAGCGCTCGTTGTACCCCACATCCTAATCCGGTGATATTTTTTTGGCTCCTGGTCCGAATGTGTTCCATGCGTTGGACAGGTCGTGGCAGCGTTGCATTCCGATCCACAAGGTCTGCGTCGCTTATCCGATTTTTGCGAAGGTGCAAGCTTGCTGAGGCTCTTGCGCACCTAGGTTTTTTGGCTCATCCGGCGGAAGCGTGCGCAGGAGGTTTTCGAGGCATCTCTCCGGTGTCCCATGATTGCTGGCAGGAGCTATTTTCACTTGTTATCGTACAGTTGCCGGTAGAAACGGAGTCGAGCTCTGCAGAGGTGCAACTTGACAAGGGATATCCCGGTCGACGGTGCGCCAAGGGTGCTACNACCGCACCTCCGTGCAACAGGCTTTCCCATGTTCGCAGCACCAGCGCGAACCGCAAGGCAGCAATCATTCGCAGCGGTTTGTCGAAAGTCCAGAGCGAAATCTCGTCACCTACCCCGCAGATGTATTGGACACCACCCGAGATGCGAGGTACAACGAGCCGCGAGCGGGCGGGGAGACCAGTATTCTAGGTGAAACGAAATTTGCAAAGTCACTCCAACTTGCCGCGCAGGCAGGGTCCCCGCCACGCGCGCCACAGCAAGGGTGAGGTCCGTAAACGCCTATTGTTCAAGTACTTAAAAATTGCACGCCCCCTCGAAAATCGGGTGGAAGCAGGGAGCCAGATCGATTTCGGTTTGCTGCTTGGATAGGTTCACCGCATTTTCATCCGTCCCGTGCGAACGACCGTTCCGTTGACCGAACCTAGTCGTGATCGTGACCCGCATGAGCGTCATCATGAGCATGATCATGATGATGGATAATGTTCCCCGTGAACGACTTGCCGTTGATCGTGAGCGAAAGATTGCCCTCGGCTCCGGAATCCATCCACTCGGCCAACGGAGGTTCGGCCGAGGTGAATCGCGACACTTTTCCGATCTCCTCGTCTGGTAGCGGGTTCGCCTCGAGTTCAAACGAGCTGACTTTGCCTTTGTGTTTCAAACTGACCGTGATGCTCGGTGCATCAATCGTGACCGGTTCGATCGCAACTCCGTCAAGGACATAGACCGTGATGCCTGCGTCATCGCCAACCCATTCAGCGTGGTACTGTTCGTTGCCAAGCTCCACCAGTTCGCCACCGTGAGGCCCATGTACGGGATGAGCATCGAGGTCATCGAACTCAGGCGGCCCCCCCTCGATGGTGACTGCAATCGCGGAATCTGCGTCGTCACTCGGTTGACCGCAGCCCATAACAAATACAAACGAAAGGGTTAAGACCAAGGTGGTTGTCAGAGCAAATTTCATCGTGCCTGCTAGCGTGTTGAGGAAGAGGATCCATTTCAGCGAGAACGCCTTACGGACGCTGCAGCTTATTCGACCCGCGAATGGCGTGTCGGTAATAGCTTTCCAAGCATAACGCGGCCATCGATGTCGTGTACACCCTGCCTCCGTATCCACCCCAAACGCTTTGGGTCGGCCAGCGACCGTCGGGAAGCTGCGTGGACAGTAGCCTACGCTGCAGCGCCTCGTTCCACTCTTCCCAAGCATCGTCTTGCAATTGGTGCAGAGCGAGTGTTGCGTAGTACCAGTAGTAGTAGTTGTCTTGTCCGACTCCGGGTTTCTGCTGCAACAGCGACTGCTCTGCTTCGGCAATCTCCGAAGCGGTGATCGGTTGTCCGATCAGCAATCGGGTCGCGAGCGCTTCGGCCGTCATGGTTCGACTCGTTGCTTCACCCGCCCGATAGGTCGCCAATCCACCAACGCGTCCTGCACGAACACTCTTCAGGAATCGGCCGATGCCTTGTACCGATGCGGTCCCTGGCGGAATGCCTGCTCGGCTTCCCGCGTCCAAGACCATGGCTTGCCATCCGAGTTGGCTGAGATCTCCGGGGTCGTTTTCCGTATAACGCCAACCTCCCGTCGAAGGGTGCTGCATCCGCCGGGTGAACTGCATCGCTCGCCGTGCCGACTCCACTGCGGACGGATCCTGGGTGATCGCGGCCGCCTCACACATCGCCAGCGCTGCCATCCCGTGGCAGTAGTTGGCCTCGTAAATCGTGCCACCGCCGGCCAACGATCCATTTGCTTTTTGTTGCCCAATCAAATAAGCCAAGCCTCGGTAAACGTTGTCGGCATAGTCACCCTGCTGATGTGTGTTTCCAGCGCCAATCATCGTCAGCAGCGCCAATCCGGTGATCGCCGTTTCACATTGGGTTCCAGCGGCCGGACGTGCCATACCCAACGGTTGTCGTTCGACGCCTGCATCGCTGGAACGCGGATCCCACGCGCCATCGGCGCGTTGGTTGGCCGCCAAGAATTTCAATGCCGCAGCAACGGCGGCTTCTGTTTCCCATGTTCCACCCGTTTGAAGAAGCGCTTCCGTCTTCGCAGAGCCGACACGGTTGGCAAAATCGCTTTCGCGTTCCCCCGCGACCGTCGCCGGGTTGGCCGTACTCTCCACCGTGGCGGTTCGCACCGATGCTGGTTTGGCTGCAACCGATGGAGTTTGAGTGGCCGGTTCCTCCGTGGGCACTTCGGGGCGACTTTCGACTGGATCCGTCAGTTTCGCGAACTCCGCATCAAGGGCATTGAACAAATCCTCCATGGCGGCAGGTGGTGCGGAGGCAAGCGATTCGGGAACCACCGTTTCGCCGGCTGAAGATTCGTTGGTTACGTCGAGGGGAGATTTGACAATCGGTTCTGACGCCTCCGCAGGCGTGAGGGGGTCGGATTCCACTGACGCGATCGCTTCGCCCTGCGTCGGTTCCAAAAGGTCTGCGATGGCCGAAAGCGGCAGCGGCGCGATGTCTGCTTCGGGCGATTCCGCAGAATGGTCCTCCATCTCCATCTCGGGATCGAAGGATGATAGAGAGATCTCATCAACGCCGACCGCATTATCCGGTTCCGTCGAACTCGACGCAGCACCACCGTTGGGCTTCGGAATCATCGGAATCAAGATGACCAAGGCGACATGCAACGCGATCGACGTGATCAGGCAGATCACACCCGCTTGCCGGCCTTGCCGTCGTCCTCGGCGAAAGAGCCAAATGGTTGCAATCAGTAGGGTCACCGCGAGCAGCGCCACGGTATAAACCAACCGCGGATCCGCCCAAAGTGAGTTGGGGATTGCGACGACCAGAAGAGGAGAAGGATCGAGAAGCAATTCGGCACCAAGTTGACGTGATGATGAGGCGTTTCGATTCGTTCGTCGCTAGCCCAATCAGCGACGCATGTTGCTGCGCGCGGACAAGCCGACTTGTTCCACCCCGCTGCTACGAACCGCATGCAGCACTTCGGCAACCTGCTGAAACGAGCTTGCTCCGTCGCCTCGCACGGCGACTCGTAGCGCAGGATAGTTTGCGTGTTGGGCTCGCAGCGTCTCGCTCAGCTGTTCGAGGGTCACTGCTTGATCGTCCAACGACAAACTGCCGTCATTCCCAACCACCACGATGCGTTCGTCGGGGACTCGCGTCATCGAACGCATTTCACCGATGGACGGCACATTGACATTGATTCGGCTCTCGGCCTCCGAAAACTTGCTGCCGACCATAAAGAAAATCACGAGCAGAAAGACAACATCGATCATCGGCGTCAAGTTGATGGTCGCCTCTTCGGTTCGTTCGCGTCGAATGGCCATGGGGACGAGGGGGTTGGAGTTCACGCGTCAGCGTGTCGGGTGTCAGAGGTCACGCGGAAGCGTGAATTCCAATCTTAGGCTGCTCGCCTTTTTTTTGCGGCACTTCGCTGGGATCCTGAGTTTTCGAGTCCTTCGGCCGAGATGCAATCGATCACCCGTTGGCACAGCTTGTCGATTTCACCAAGGTATCGGTCCGATTTGCTACTGAAATACATGTAGGCCAAATAAGCGGGAATTGCTACGCTCAAACCACCTGCGGTGGTCATCAACGCGACACTGATTCCTGACGCCAGCATCTCGGGGCGACCGATCGATGCTTGGCTGCTGATCGTTTCGAACGCTTCAATCATTCCTAGCACCGTCCCCAGCAGCCCGATCAGCGGTGCCACGTTGCTGATGGCATGAAAAACTCGGAGAAAGCGTTTGAGTCCGTCGGCAACGCGGTCCCCGGCGTCCATGACCGCTTGCTCGATCTCGAACATGGGACGCCCCCATCGCCGTACGGCCGCTTGAAAAACCTCGGCAACGGGACAATCAAACTCTTCACACAACTCGGTCGCTTCTTCGTAGCTAAGTTGTCCATCTTCGACGCATTCGGTAAAGCGGCGAACGAAGGGGCGTGGAATCACGCGTCCCCGACGCAGCGCCACCAACCGCTCGAGTGACAACGCGAACACGATCAGCGAGCAGATCGCTAACGGCACCATTAACCAACCGCCCTCGGCGATCTTTGCCACAAACGCGGGTGCCTGCCACGTGGACTCGGCATCCTCGGGTTCGGCCGGTATTGGGTCGTTCGATGGAATCGTTGCCGATGCAGGGATGACGGGAATGCCACCGTCGTATTGAGGTTGTGTCGAACGGAAATTTCCCGGTTGCCCTGGGATTGGAGCCCCGGTTTGATAGCCTCGCGCCGAATTGTTTTGCGGGTATTGGGCGAAAGCCACTTGCAGGTGCGTCATCCAGACGATTGCACCGACCGCGAGAACGGCGGCAGGTATCAGACGCGACAACAGACCGGCTACATGAGTTCGCTGATGCCGTCGCAATGGGGTTTTCGTGTGATCGCTCATCGTCGTAACGTTTTGTTTGAATTCGATGGTGACCCAGGTTTCGTGGGTTCGGCTGGCGCCAGTGCGGCCAATCGGCGGCTCGCCAATGCGGCATACTGGCTATCGCTATGTCGGCTCACTAATGTCGAATAGCAAACCGCGGCGTCCCGTGTCCTCCCCAATTGTTCAAAACATTTCCCCGCTTCCGCCAGCGCCGCCGCGACCCATTCGCCATCGGGGTCGATTCCCGCGACCAACCGATACGCATCGATCGCTTCGGTGTACCGCTGCTGTAGGTAAAACGTTTCACCGATCATCCACTGAGCTCGGCCACGTAGCGATGTGTCCAGTTGACCGGTTCGGACCACCGATTCCAATTCACCACGCGCTTCGTCAAACCGCGTGCGACGAATCGACAACTCGGCTGCTAGCATTGCGACAAGCGAACGCCGGAATCGATCTTCCCCGGCAGCCAATGCTGCTGCGGCGATTCGCTTCGACGCCCCATCAACGGTACCCAGCGACGATTCGGTTTCGGCACACCGAAGCAATGTCGCGAAATCATCGACGCCACGGTGGTCGACCAATTGGGTCCACCACCGATGGGCCTCATCGCGTTGACCCATCTGCATCAGGGCTTCGGCGAACAATCGCTCCATCGTCGCCGTTCGCGATGCATCGTCGATTTCGACCGAAGTCGACTCCGCGGCCATCGCCAAAAGCGACCATTTTTCGCCTCGACCCGCCCAACGACAGGCGGATTCGCGAGCCAACGGTCCAATCCCACTGCTCGTTGGTGGTGCCAATAAAAACGCCACGAGGCGTTCGGCATCGGCCGGGGGCAGCGCGGCTAAGACGTCTGCGGTCGTTTGGCCCGTTTGATCCTTTTGCCCAAGCTGAAGCTGGCACGCTTCCCAGATTTCGGTATGCGATTCGTCCGACGCGATTCGCATCGCCATCGACACGAGGTTGGCATCGAGCGACTGGCCATCCTCTCGGATGATTCGCTCGACAACCCAGCGACGCACCGACGCGGGGATCTGGTCAACGGTTTGATGGCTGTAACTCGCTACGACCTCAGCCGCCTGTGTCGATTCGGGAAAACGACGCAACAGTTCGGCGGTCACCTTGTTCTGCAGTGGCGCAGCGTCGTTCTGCATCGGTACAGCTTCGGGCAGGGCTTTCATTTGAGTCAAGCAGGTGATCCCGGCACGCAGCGAGTTGGCGGCATCCGGGTGCGTCGGAAAGGCATCGACGAACGCCAACATGCGGTTGGCTGCTTCGATCGGCCGATCGCCAGCCAAGGCGGCCGAAAAAGCAGCCCCGAGCATTGGTTTGGCCCGTTTCTCCGATGGTGTATGCGCCATCGCCAGCTCATAAGCTTTGCTGGCAACGTCCGTTCGATTGTGATGCAAGCAATAGTCACCCAATTCCAAGCAAAGATCGACCGCCCCCTGTTTCTGCGGGACGGTCATCACCGCTGCGTCGGCCAGTGACGTCTCAAGTGCCGTGATCGCATCGTCCACTTGGTGGGTTTTGACGAATAACCAAGCGGCACTCAATCGGATCAGACTTGCTGTTTCGGCAGCCATTTGCCCCGCGGCGGGGCGATCCAATGCGGCGCAAGCGCGGCGAAAAAGGTCGCTGGCCGATTCATGGTCGCCCAGACTTTGGGACGCACGAGCGATTTGAGCGAGCGACAAGGACAAATCGACATTGAGCGGCGCAGCTTCATCAAGTTGGCGAGCCAAGGCGGCCGCTGCGGCGGTTTCTCCCTCACGGATGTGCTGGTTTAGCTTCGCAACTTGCTCCAAAACCGACTCGGTTTCCGCGACTTCGCCCGCGCGCACACTCGTCGAGCGAGTCGCGACCATACCGGCCAACAGCAAAGTCGACCCCAGGAAAACGATGCGATAAAGCATGTTTTCGAGCGAGGCGCGTCGATGCGTTCGTACCGGTGGGGCGAAGAAAACGTTGAATTTCATGCCTTCCAAATACCCCATTTTGCGAATTCACCGCAATCCCGTCTTTGCCGTCGACAAAGCCAAAAGGAACGGAAAAAGCGGCAAAAACAGAGCTAGGCTCGGGGCCAGGTTTCATCTACTCTGTAAGCAGGCATTCCTCGCCATTCACGCGTTTTTTTCTTCACTTTCGTCCGTTTTCTTGATCCCGAGCAGAATACACTTCGCATGCTGAAAGCACTCGAACTGGCCGGGTTCAAAAGTTTCGCGGATCGGACTCGTTTCGACTTTCCCGACGGTATCACGGTCGTTGTGGGGCCCAACGGTTCCGGAAAGTCCAATATCGTTGACGCGATCAAATGGGTCCTTGGCTCTCAAAGCGCCAAGAGTCTGCGCGGGAAGGACATGTCGGACGTCATCTTCAAAGGCTCGCAAACTCGCGGCCCCGCGGCATCGGCCGAAGCGACGATTATCTTTGACAACGCCGATGGTTCGCTGCCGGTCGACGCCCCCGAAGTCCACGTGACTCGACGCGTGTATCGTAGTGGAGAAGCGGAATATTTGATCAACAACGCCCCCGTGCGTTTGAAGGACGTGAAGAGCCTGATTCGTGGCACTGGGATTGGTATTGATGCGTACAGTCTGATCGAACAGGGCAAAGTCGACCGGATGTTGCAGGCGAATGCCAAAGACCGCCGAGCGATTTTTGAAGAAGCTGCCGGAATCAGTCGTTTCAAGGCCAAGAAGATTGAAGCGGAACGCCGATTGGCTCGAGTCCAAACCAATCTGACTCGGCTCGGCGATATCGTCGACGAGGTGGCGTCGCGACTTCGAAGTTTGCGGAGCCAAGCGAGCAAGGCAGAACGGTATCGCCAAGCGACCGAGCGATTGAAAGAGCTCCGGACCCAAGTTGCATGGACCGATTGGGCCGATTTGAGTCGTGAGCTCGAGTCAAGCGAACAACAGCTGGCGGGTG is part of the Novipirellula artificiosorum genome and harbors:
- the pyrE gene encoding orotate phosphoribosyltransferase, with amino-acid sequence MSYDRNALMDLLRSESLQRGDFTLASGKKASYYLDCRKITLHPQGANLIAQGMLSVIESSGDLPDAVGGMAIGADPITASIVTVAGQRDLPLKGFMVRKEAKGHGTGKQVEGPVESGQRVVIVEDVITSGGSAIKAVEAAEAFGLKVLYVIGIIDRLAGGAEAFAAKGLELKTLTTIRDFGIEPE
- a CDS encoding prenyltransferase/squalene oxidase repeat-containing protein — encoded protein: MLLDPSPLLVVAIPNSLWADPRLVYTVALLAVTLLIATIWLFRRGRRQGRQAGVICLITSIALHVALVILIPMIPKPNGGAASSSTEPDNAVGVDEISLSSFDPEMEMEDHSAESPEADIAPLPLSAIADLLEPTQGEAIASVESDPLTPAEASEPIVKSPLDVTNESSAGETVVPESLASAPPAAMEDLFNALDAEFAKLTDPVESRPEVPTEEPATQTPSVAAKPASVRTATVESTANPATVAGERESDFANRVGSAKTEALLQTGGTWETEAAVAAALKFLAANQRADGAWDPRSSDAGVERQPLGMARPAAGTQCETAITGLALLTMIGAGNTHQQGDYADNVYRGLAYLIGQQKANGSLAGGGTIYEANYCHGMAALAMCEAAAITQDPSAVESARRAMQFTRRMQHPSTGGWRYTENDPGDLSQLGWQAMVLDAGSRAGIPPGTASVQGIGRFLKSVRAGRVGGLATYRAGEATSRTMTAEALATRLLIGQPITASEIAEAEQSLLQQKPGVGQDNYYYWYYATLALHQLQDDAWEEWNEALQRRLLSTQLPDGRWPTQSVWGGYGGRVYTTSMAALCLESYYRHAIRGSNKLQRP
- a CDS encoding ExbD/TolR family protein, which translates into the protein MAIRRERTEEATINLTPMIDVVFLLVIFFMVGSKFSEAESRINVNVPSIGEMRSMTRVPDERIVVVGNDGSLSLDDQAVTLEQLSETLRAQHANYPALRVAVRGDGASSFQQVAEVLHAVRSSGVEQVGLSARSNMRR
- a CDS encoding MotA/TolQ/ExbB proton channel family protein — protein: MSDHTKTPLRRHQRTHVAGLLSRLIPAAVLAVGAIVWMTHLQVAFAQYPQNNSARGYQTGAPIPGQPGNFRSTQPQYDGGIPVIPASATIPSNDPIPAEPEDAESTWQAPAFVAKIAEGGWLMVPLAICSLIVFALSLERLVALRRGRVIPRPFVRRFTECVEDGQLSYEEATELCEEFDCPVAEVFQAAVRRWGRPMFEIEQAVMDAGDRVADGLKRFLRVFHAISNVAPLIGLLGTVLGMIEAFETISSQASIGRPEMLASGISVALMTTAGGLSVAIPAYLAYMYFSSKSDRYLGEIDKLCQRVIDCISAEGLENSGSQRSAAKKRRAA
- a CDS encoding tetratricopeptide repeat protein, yielding MKFNVFFAPPVRTHRRASLENMLYRIVFLGSTLLLAGMVATRSTSVRAGEVAETESVLEQVAKLNQHIREGETAAAAALARQLDEAAPLNVDLSLSLAQIARASQSLGDHESASDLFRRACAALDRPAAGQMAAETASLIRLSAAWLFVKTHQVDDAITALETSLADAAVMTVPQKQGAVDLCLELGDYCLHHNRTDVASKAYELAMAHTPSEKRAKPMLGAAFSAALAGDRPIEAANRMLAFVDAFPTHPDAANSLRAGITCLTQMKALPEAVPMQNDAAPLQNKVTAELLRRFPESTQAAEVVASYSHQTVDQIPASVRRWVVERIIREDGQSLDANLVSMAMRIASDESHTEIWEACQLQLGQKDQTGQTTADVLAALPPADAERLVAFLLAPPTSSGIGPLARESACRWAGRGEKWSLLAMAAESTSVEIDDASRTATMERLFAEALMQMGQRDEAHRWWTQLVDHRGVDDFATLLRCAETESSLGTVDGASKRIAAAALAAGEDRFRRSLVAMLAAELSIRRTRFDEARGELESVVRTGQLDTSLRGRAQWMIGETFYLQQRYTEAIDAYRLVAGIDPDGEWVAAALAEAGKCFEQLGRTRDAAVCYSTLVSRHSDSQYAALASRRLAALAPAEPTKPGSPSNSNKTLRR